One part of the Actinomyces howellii genome encodes these proteins:
- a CDS encoding adenine phosphoribosyltransferase — MTASSPLPGAPSVSSNTPVPSPGSQSRPVRAWDGPLDEAPELSGVLTELVVDNLREIPDFPEPGVLFRDITPLLANGKAFANLIDGLAAHYRGHIDAVAGLESRGFVLAAPLAVHLGLGMITVRKGGKLPGPVLGEDYSLEYGTARMEIRPDTVVAGQRVLVIDDVLATGGTAAASISLLERAGAQVVAVCMLLELAGLGGRERLPGRRIDSVVTFPAS, encoded by the coding sequence ATGACGGCGTCCTCACCGTTGCCCGGCGCACCGTCGGTCTCGTCGAACACCCCCGTCCCGTCGCCGGGCTCGCAGTCGCGGCCCGTCCGCGCCTGGGACGGCCCCCTTGACGAGGCCCCAGAGCTGTCCGGCGTGCTTACCGAGCTCGTCGTGGACAACCTGCGGGAGATCCCCGACTTCCCCGAGCCCGGCGTCCTGTTCCGCGACATCACGCCGCTGCTGGCCAACGGCAAGGCCTTCGCCAACCTCATCGACGGCCTGGCCGCCCACTACCGGGGGCACATCGACGCCGTCGCCGGCCTGGAGTCGCGGGGCTTCGTGCTCGCCGCGCCCCTGGCCGTGCACCTGGGCCTGGGCATGATCACCGTGCGCAAGGGGGGCAAGCTGCCGGGACCGGTCCTCGGTGAGGACTACAGCCTGGAGTACGGAACCGCACGGATGGAGATCCGTCCGGACACGGTCGTGGCGGGGCAGCGGGTCCTCGTCATCGACGACGTCCTGGCCACCGGTGGGACCGCTGCCGCCTCGATCTCGCTGCTCGAGCGGGCAGGCGCACAGGTCGTCGCGGTGTGCATGCTCCTGGAGCTGGCTGGCCTGGGCGGGCGCGAGAGGCTTCCCGGACGCAGGATCGACTCGGTGGTCACCTTCCCCGCCTCCTGA
- a CDS encoding RelA/SpoT family protein has product MTETKSSSDLGEGTVVPGSRVRSRLAWFGSRGHSTPAAIEPLMRALRANHPKADTGLIVRAYEVAERAHAGQRRKSGEPYITHPVAVATILAELGMTPQTLAAALLHDTVEDTDYTLDRLRADFGDEIALLVDGVTKLDKLQYGEAAAAETVRKMIVAMSKDIRVLVIKLGDRLHNARTWRYVSAATAARKAKETLEIYAPLAHRLGMNTIKWELEDRSFRALYPGVYDEIEHMVAERAPAREEYLRQVRLQIEEDLRVNKIKGTVTGRPKHYYSIYQKMIVRGKEFDDIYDLVAVRVIVDTVQDCYSVLGSLHSRWTPMSGRFKDYIAVPKFNLYQSLHTTVVGPGGKPVEIQIRTADMHRMAEYGVAAHWKYKEDPNATGPSPRGGGARSAEAAEMGWLRQLVDWQKETQDPAEFLESLRFEMAGTQVYVFTPRGDVVALPGGSTTVDFAYAVHTEVGHRTVGARVNGRLVPLDTTLENGDTVEVFTSKAQGAGPSRDWLGFVGSNRARNKIRAWFSKERREEAIEGGKSAIARAMRKKDLPIQRLMNHDSLMDVAKTLDKGDIDGLYAAVGEGHVSAQHVVATLVASVGGEAGAEETLAEGVLPTRAASVHHRTRSGDSGVVVEGMGEGDVYVKLARCCTPMPGDEIVGFITRGSGISVHRSDCHNVEQLEREPERMLKVHWASHAQSAYLVQIDVEALDRGGLLADITRVLADNHVNLISATIGTSRDRVVTGRFVVELAAASHLDHTLTSLRRIDGVFEARRSTSAPRRQPS; this is encoded by the coding sequence ATGACGGAGACCAAGAGCAGCAGCGACCTCGGGGAGGGGACGGTTGTCCCCGGCTCGCGGGTGCGCAGCCGCCTGGCCTGGTTCGGGTCGCGGGGGCACTCGACGCCCGCCGCCATCGAGCCGCTCATGCGGGCGCTGCGCGCCAACCACCCCAAGGCCGACACGGGCCTCATCGTGCGCGCCTACGAGGTGGCCGAGAGGGCGCACGCCGGGCAGCGACGCAAGTCCGGCGAGCCCTACATCACCCATCCCGTGGCCGTGGCGACCATCCTGGCCGAGCTGGGCATGACGCCGCAGACCCTGGCCGCGGCCCTGCTCCACGACACCGTCGAGGACACCGACTACACCCTGGACCGCCTGCGCGCCGACTTCGGTGACGAGATCGCCCTGCTCGTCGACGGCGTCACCAAGCTCGACAAGCTCCAGTACGGCGAGGCGGCCGCCGCCGAGACCGTGCGCAAGATGATCGTGGCGATGTCCAAGGACATCCGGGTCCTGGTCATCAAGCTCGGCGACAGGCTCCACAACGCCCGCACCTGGCGGTACGTCTCCGCCGCGACAGCGGCGCGCAAGGCCAAGGAGACCCTCGAGATCTACGCCCCGCTGGCCCACCGCCTGGGGATGAACACGATCAAGTGGGAGCTGGAGGACAGGTCCTTCCGCGCGCTCTACCCAGGTGTCTACGACGAGATCGAGCACATGGTCGCCGAGCGGGCCCCCGCCCGCGAGGAGTACCTGCGCCAGGTCCGCCTGCAGATCGAGGAGGACCTGAGGGTCAACAAGATCAAGGGGACGGTGACCGGCCGGCCCAAGCACTACTACTCGATCTATCAGAAGATGATCGTCCGCGGCAAGGAGTTCGACGACATCTACGACCTCGTGGCCGTGCGCGTCATCGTCGACACGGTCCAGGACTGCTACTCGGTCCTCGGTTCCCTGCACTCACGGTGGACCCCGATGTCCGGGAGGTTCAAGGACTACATCGCGGTCCCGAAGTTCAACCTCTACCAGTCGCTGCACACGACGGTCGTGGGACCGGGTGGCAAGCCGGTCGAGATCCAGATCCGCACCGCGGACATGCACCGCATGGCGGAGTACGGGGTCGCTGCGCACTGGAAGTACAAGGAGGATCCCAACGCCACGGGTCCGAGCCCGCGGGGCGGCGGTGCGCGCTCGGCGGAGGCCGCCGAGATGGGCTGGCTGCGTCAGCTCGTCGACTGGCAGAAGGAGACCCAGGACCCCGCTGAGTTCCTCGAGTCGCTGCGCTTCGAGATGGCCGGCACCCAGGTCTACGTCTTCACCCCGCGCGGAGACGTCGTCGCCCTGCCGGGAGGCTCGACGACCGTCGACTTCGCCTACGCCGTCCACACCGAGGTCGGTCACCGCACGGTCGGGGCGCGTGTCAACGGCAGGCTCGTCCCCCTCGACACGACTCTGGAGAACGGTGACACCGTCGAGGTCTTCACCTCCAAGGCGCAGGGCGCGGGTCCCAGCCGTGACTGGCTGGGCTTCGTCGGCTCGAACCGTGCTCGTAACAAGATCCGCGCCTGGTTCTCCAAGGAGCGCCGGGAGGAGGCTATCGAGGGGGGCAAGTCCGCGATCGCCAGGGCGATGCGCAAGAAGGACCTGCCCATCCAGCGGCTCATGAACCACGACTCCCTCATGGACGTGGCCAAGACGCTCGACAAGGGCGACATCGACGGCCTCTACGCCGCCGTGGGGGAGGGGCACGTCTCGGCCCAGCACGTCGTGGCCACGCTCGTGGCCTCGGTGGGCGGTGAGGCGGGTGCCGAGGAGACCCTGGCAGAGGGTGTCCTGCCCACGAGGGCTGCCTCGGTCCACCACCGGACGCGCTCGGGCGACTCCGGCGTCGTCGTCGAGGGCATGGGGGAGGGTGACGTCTACGTCAAGCTGGCCCGGTGCTGCACACCCATGCCGGGCGATGAGATCGTCGGCTTCATCACCCGTGGCTCGGGCATCTCGGTGCACCGCAGCGACTGCCACAACGTCGAGCAGCTCGAGCGCGAGCCCGAGCGGATGCTCAAGGTCCACTGGGCCTCCCACGCGCAGAGCGCCTACCTCGTCCAGATCGACGTCGAGGCCCTCGACCGCGGTGGCCTGCTGGCCGACATCACCCGTGTCCTGGCCGACAACCACGTCAATCTCATCAGCGCGACCATCGGCACGTCACGCGACCGGGTCGTCACGGGCAGATTCGTCGTCGAGCTGGCTGCAGCGAGCCACCTCGACCACACCCTGACCTCCTTGCGGCGCATTGACGGGGTCTTCGAGGCACGGCGCTCGACCTCGGCGCCCCGGCGCCAGCCCTCCTGA
- a CDS encoding DUF349 domain-containing protein codes for MTEQKQPDTELDPTATSATEPDSATVEAGISSPAEPTEPAEPTEPAEPAEAAEPTAPTEAAEPAEPTETAEQTAPTEAAEPTAHAEPAAQTEPAETGEAPSVAVPAAPAPADPVVDPQEAMDAAKWGRVDGEGRVYVQDGGTEREVGQFPDAPVAEAIAFYVRRYLDLKASVDLFATRLPQLNVRDIDSTLSSIEQSLAQPAAVGDLEGLRARFAALKAVAAERRAAVSAERAAAKAQALKDRTAIVERAEAISTQDPARTQWKSSGAELRELLEQWKEAQRRGPRLDRATEDALWKRFSHARTTFDRHRRQFFSELDAKQAQVKAAKEALIKRAEELSTSTDWAGTSAKYRALMEEWKRAGRASRKVDDALWARFRAAQQVFFDARKAKDEATDAEFAENLKAKEALVARAEALLPIKDVKAAKKALRPIQDAWEEVGRVPRAAVRRIEGRMRAVEDAIREAENAEWRRTDPETKARAEGLAGQLEDSIAGLERDLAAARAAGDSTKVAEAEAALTARRAWLDQVRRSARA; via the coding sequence GTGACCGAGCAGAAGCAGCCCGACACCGAGCTGGACCCCACTGCCACGTCCGCGACGGAGCCCGACTCCGCCACCGTCGAGGCCGGCATCAGCTCGCCGGCCGAGCCCACTGAGCCGGCTGAGCCCACCGAGCCGGCTGAGCCCGCCGAGGCAGCCGAGCCCACTGCGCCCACCGAGGCAGCCGAGCCCGCCGAGCCCACCGAGACAGCCGAGCAGACTGCGCCCACCGAGGCAGCCGAGCCCACTGCGCACGCCGAGCCGGCTGCGCAGACCGAGCCGGCCGAGACCGGTGAGGCGCCGTCGGTCGCGGTACCTGCGGCCCCCGCGCCGGCAGATCCCGTCGTCGACCCCCAGGAGGCCATGGACGCCGCCAAGTGGGGGCGTGTGGACGGCGAGGGCCGGGTCTATGTCCAGGACGGCGGTACCGAGCGCGAGGTCGGCCAGTTCCCCGACGCGCCGGTGGCCGAGGCGATCGCCTTCTACGTGCGCCGCTACCTCGACCTCAAGGCATCCGTCGACCTGTTCGCCACCCGCCTTCCCCAGCTGAACGTGCGTGATATCGACTCGACGCTGTCCTCGATCGAGCAGTCCCTGGCCCAGCCCGCGGCGGTCGGTGACCTCGAGGGGCTGCGCGCCCGCTTCGCCGCCCTCAAGGCGGTGGCGGCCGAGCGCCGTGCGGCGGTGTCGGCCGAGCGCGCGGCGGCCAAGGCACAGGCGCTCAAGGACCGCACGGCGATCGTCGAGCGGGCCGAGGCCATCAGCACCCAGGACCCTGCCCGCACCCAGTGGAAGAGCTCGGGCGCGGAGCTGCGCGAGCTGCTCGAGCAGTGGAAGGAGGCTCAGCGGCGCGGTCCCCGACTGGACCGGGCCACCGAGGACGCCCTGTGGAAGCGCTTCAGCCACGCCAGGACCACCTTCGACCGGCATCGGCGCCAGTTCTTCAGTGAGCTCGACGCCAAGCAGGCGCAGGTCAAGGCGGCCAAGGAGGCACTCATCAAGCGCGCCGAGGAGCTGTCGACCTCAACTGACTGGGCCGGGACCTCGGCGAAGTACCGCGCGCTCATGGAGGAGTGGAAGCGCGCCGGTCGGGCCTCCCGCAAGGTCGATGACGCCCTGTGGGCCCGTTTCCGTGCCGCCCAGCAGGTCTTCTTCGACGCGCGCAAGGCCAAGGACGAGGCGACGGACGCCGAGTTCGCCGAGAACCTCAAGGCCAAGGAGGCGCTTGTGGCCCGCGCTGAGGCCCTCCTTCCGATCAAGGACGTCAAGGCGGCCAAGAAGGCGCTGCGCCCCATCCAGGACGCCTGGGAGGAGGTGGGCCGGGTCCCGCGGGCGGCCGTGCGCCGTATCGAGGGCAGGATGCGGGCCGTCGAGGACGCGATCCGGGAGGCGGAGAACGCCGAGTGGCGCCGCACCGACCCCGAGACCAAGGCACGGGCCGAAGGCCTGGCCGGACAGCTCGAGGACTCGATCGCCGGCCTGGAGAGGGACCTCGCCGCCGCGCGGGCCGCGGGCGACTCGACGAAGGTCGCTGAGGCCGAGGCTGCGCTGACCGCGCGCCGCGCCTGGCTCGACCAGGTCCGTCGCTCGGCTAGGGCCTGA
- a CDS encoding MBL fold metallo-hydrolase, producing MILERTVAPVFGANCYVLAPGPSSQAVVVDPGAGAAPGALSLLLSHGLSLGAVLLTHGHADHVWDTSALIEAARERGAVAPGEGQVPVYVPAPDLYRLDDPSGTTGIHLATGTSFADLAPGPWRRPGDVRPFPEAGFSQPVELVPGLAIRAVAAPGHSEGSSLFLLEAVLADNALMREAGAGEEDPTTADQERGHLIALDGDVIFKGSVGRTDLPGGDPVQMLGTLRFLASAISPETVLLPGHGAATTMAHEHRGNPYLAEAKVRGGDLRA from the coding sequence ATGATCCTTGAGCGCACAGTCGCCCCCGTCTTCGGCGCCAACTGCTACGTGCTCGCCCCGGGCCCCTCCTCCCAGGCCGTCGTGGTCGACCCGGGTGCCGGGGCGGCCCCCGGTGCGCTCAGCCTCCTGCTCTCCCACGGGCTGAGCCTGGGGGCGGTCCTGCTCACCCACGGGCACGCTGACCACGTGTGGGACACCTCGGCACTCATCGAGGCAGCCCGTGAGCGGGGGGCGGTCGCCCCGGGCGAGGGACAGGTGCCCGTCTACGTTCCTGCGCCCGACCTCTATCGCCTTGACGACCCCTCGGGTACGACCGGCATCCACCTGGCCACCGGCACCTCCTTCGCGGACCTGGCGCCCGGCCCGTGGCGCAGGCCCGGCGACGTGCGCCCCTTCCCCGAGGCAGGGTTCTCACAGCCGGTCGAGCTCGTCCCCGGGCTGGCGATCCGGGCGGTCGCGGCGCCCGGGCACTCCGAGGGCTCCAGCCTGTTCCTCCTCGAGGCCGTCCTGGCGGACAACGCCCTCATGCGTGAGGCGGGGGCCGGCGAGGAGGACCCGACGACCGCCGACCAGGAACGAGGCCACCTCATCGCCCTCGACGGCGACGTCATCTTCAAGGGCTCGGTCGGACGCACCGACCTGCCCGGAGGCGACCCGGTCCAGATGCTCGGCACTCTTCGCTTCCTCGCCTCGGCGATCTCCCCCGAGACGGTCCTGCTTCCCGGCCACGGCGCAGCCACGACGATGGCCCATGAGCACCGCGGCAACCCCTACCTGGCTGAGGCCAAGGTGCGCGGGGGAGACCTGCGGGCCTGA
- the hisS gene encoding histidine--tRNA ligase — translation MVTTAPARQALSSLSGFPEWLPAGRVIEQYFLDTLRRTFELHGFSGIETRAVEPVSQLTKKGETSKEVYLLSRLQADPAETESADPAKQLGLHFDLTVPFARYVLDNAGLLTFPFKRYQIQKVWRGERPQEGRFREFNQADIDIVGDGALALHHDVDVPLVMHEALSRLPIPPVTIHLSNRKVAQGFYQSLGVADANLIEVLRVVDKLDKIGPEAVATELVSVVGTTQAQARAALDLSAVTGSDPQEVSARVLAALDGAQPTGLLTEGLEELTVVLTAAARRRPGAIIADLKIARGLDYYTGTVYESFMAGHEDLGSVCSGGRYDSLASNGKRTFPGVGISIGVSRLLSRVMAAGLLDVTRAVPTAVLVAVTDEEHRGASDAVADTLRARGVPADVAPSAARFGKQIRYADRRGIPFVWFPGGEGEQDSVKDIRSGEQVEADAATWEPADPADLAPRLLAPGDQGDTRRGA, via the coding sequence ATGGTGACTACGGCCCCGGCGCGTCAGGCGCTCTCCTCCTTGTCCGGCTTCCCCGAATGGCTGCCCGCGGGCCGCGTCATCGAGCAGTACTTCCTCGACACGCTGCGACGCACCTTCGAGCTCCACGGCTTCAGCGGCATCGAGACCCGTGCGGTCGAGCCGGTCAGCCAGCTGACCAAGAAGGGAGAGACCTCCAAGGAGGTCTACCTGCTCTCCCGCCTCCAGGCGGACCCGGCCGAGACCGAGTCGGCCGACCCCGCCAAGCAGCTCGGACTCCACTTCGACCTCACCGTCCCCTTCGCCCGCTACGTCCTCGACAACGCGGGCCTGCTCACCTTCCCCTTCAAGCGGTACCAGATCCAGAAGGTCTGGCGGGGCGAACGCCCCCAGGAAGGTCGCTTCCGGGAGTTCAACCAGGCCGACATCGACATCGTCGGGGACGGGGCGCTGGCCCTGCACCACGACGTCGACGTCCCCCTGGTCATGCACGAGGCCCTGTCCCGCCTTCCGATCCCCCCGGTGACCATCCACCTGTCCAACCGCAAGGTCGCCCAGGGCTTCTACCAGTCCCTGGGAGTGGCTGACGCCAACCTCATCGAGGTGCTGCGCGTGGTCGACAAGCTCGACAAGATCGGTCCCGAGGCGGTGGCCACCGAGCTCGTCTCCGTGGTGGGGACCACCCAGGCCCAGGCGCGCGCGGCCCTCGACCTGTCCGCCGTCACCGGCTCCGACCCCCAGGAGGTCAGCGCTCGTGTGCTCGCGGCCCTCGACGGCGCACAGCCCACCGGGCTGCTCACCGAGGGTCTCGAGGAGCTGACCGTCGTGCTGACGGCGGCGGCACGACGCCGTCCGGGGGCGATCATCGCCGACCTCAAGATCGCCCGCGGGCTGGACTACTACACCGGCACCGTCTACGAGTCCTTCATGGCCGGGCACGAGGACCTCGGCTCGGTGTGCTCCGGCGGCCGCTACGACAGCCTCGCGAGCAACGGAAAGCGCACCTTCCCCGGGGTCGGGATCTCCATCGGCGTCTCGCGGCTCCTGTCCCGCGTCATGGCGGCCGGCCTGCTCGACGTCACCCGCGCCGTGCCCACCGCGGTCCTCGTCGCGGTGACCGACGAGGAGCACCGGGGCGCCTCCGACGCCGTCGCCGACACCCTGCGCGCCCGGGGCGTCCCGGCCGACGTCGCCCCCAGCGCGGCGAGGTTCGGCAAGCAGATCCGTTACGCCGACAGGCGCGGGATCCCCTTCGTGTGGTTCCCCGGAGGCGAGGGGGAGCAGGACTCGGTCAAGGACATCCGCTCGGGCGAGCAGGTCGAGGCCGACGCCGCCACCTGGGAGCCGGCCGACCCGGCCGACCTCGCCCCACGGCTCCTGGCACCGGGCGACCAGGGGGACACGCGCCGGGGGGCCTGA